A window of the Harmonia axyridis chromosome 5, icHarAxyr1.1, whole genome shotgun sequence genome harbors these coding sequences:
- the LOC123680194 gene encoding GATA zinc finger domain-containing protein 14-like, protein MDLSTAEKFGSLLPKFSGMENEFHSFIKNVESYLSMFSNENELIKKYCLALVKSKLVSRALAEVSTSDIPDNWDHLKRFLNNKFGDQINLDVLIHQLQFLENKSDMISFIDEIISMKIRINYRIDADTMPAQEKQLYKTNILKICKTVLISNAPTELRTFLIANNALTFDQTINAIKDYLSNMEQYDLLDKSRKHNFQSRRTKNNFQNNNYNKRNYIPNNYRSNYIPNNYHFRSNNNYNSNLNSNFPSQPIQFNQRPVNRYYPSNKQVFGHTNTNTNVLKPNPNQRINTPPEKMSVQTRVYPQKRPNYSTQFPTNPNKKFYSNEQTPNYTFEELTQLDSSQNKKNYYEQNDRGRWKTSSSNKSKQFPTKFAIGNVSTSKNFEERNFRDPTLENELT, encoded by the coding sequence ATGGATTTATCAACTGCAGAAAAGTTTGGATCACTCCTTCCTAAATTTTCAGGAATGGAGAACGAATTCCATTCTTTTATTAAAAACGTAGAAAGTTATTTAAGTATGTTCAGTAACGAAAATGAACTtattaaaaaatactgtttagCTTTAGTTAAATCAAAATTAGTCAGTAGAGCACTTGCTGAAGTTTCTACCTCAGATATCCCCGATAATTGGGATCATCTgaaaagatttttgaataataaatttggcgatcaaatcaatttagatgtgttGATTCACCAATTACAATTCTtagaaaataaatcagatatgattagctttatagatgaaataatttcgatgaaaataagaattaacTACAGAATAGATGCTGACACGATGCCAGCTCAAGAAAAACAATTGTATAAgactaatatattgaaaatttgtaaaacgGTGTTAATTTCGAATGCACCAACGGAACTTAGAACTTTTTTAATCGCGAATAATGCCTTAACGTTTGACCAAACCATAAAtgcaattaaagattatttgtcAAACATGGAGCAATATGATTTATTAGATAAAagtagaaaacataattttcaatcgcgaaggacgaaaaataattttcaaaataataattataataaaagaaactatattccaaataattatagatcaaattatattcctaataattatcattttagatcgaataataattataattcgaatttaaattcaaatttcccctCACAACCTATTCAGTTTAATCAAAGACCTGTGAATAGATACTATCCCTCAAACAAACAAGTTTTTGGACATACTAATACTAATACTAATGTTTTGAAACCAAATCCCAACCAAAGAATTAATACACcaccagaaaaaatgtcagtGCAAACAAGAGTTTACCCCCAAAAACGTCCAAATTATTCGACGCAATTCCCAACAAATccaaataagaaattttattccAATGAACAAACTCCCAATTATACATTTGAGGAATTAACCCAATTAGATTCgagtcagaataaaaaaaattattatgaacaaaATGATAGAGGTCGTTGGAAAACCTCGagttcaaataaatcaaaacaatttcccACAAAATTCGCAATTGGCAACGTTTcgacttcaaaaaattttgaggaacGAAATTTTCGAGACCCTACTCTAGAAAACGAATTGACTTAA